The proteins below come from a single Dermatophilaceae bacterium Soc4.6 genomic window:
- a CDS encoding class I SAM-dependent methyltransferase — MWYQQRKHALTMAMLPRPELGRVAEPGCSLGVLTEQLARRADHVVSGDLVPAAVDLARERLHSVELDERVTLRHWDLRDLWPEGPFDLVVLSEVVSYLEPDEARDLLDRAVAQLAPGGHVLAAHWRPVVPDYPLTGDRAQAIVRATAGLTGIASYLDDDLTLDLFVRGEARSVATVEGLR, encoded by the coding sequence ATGTGGTACCAGCAGCGCAAGCACGCCCTAACGATGGCGATGCTCCCGCGGCCCGAGCTGGGGCGGGTGGCCGAGCCGGGCTGCTCGCTCGGGGTGCTCACGGAGCAGCTGGCCCGCCGGGCCGACCACGTCGTCTCCGGCGACCTGGTGCCCGCCGCGGTCGATCTCGCCCGTGAGCGCCTGCACTCGGTCGAGCTGGACGAGCGGGTGACCCTGCGGCACTGGGACCTGCGCGACCTGTGGCCCGAGGGGCCCTTCGACCTCGTCGTGCTGAGCGAGGTCGTCTCCTACCTCGAGCCCGACGAGGCGCGGGACCTGCTCGACCGGGCCGTGGCCCAGCTCGCTCCCGGAGGTCACGTGCTCGCCGCCCACTGGCGACCGGTGGTGCCGGACTACCCACTGACCGGTGACCGGGCGCAGGCGATCGTGCGGGCGACGGCTGGTCTGACGGGGATCGCGTCGTACCTCGACGACGACCTGACGCTCGACCTCTTCGTGCGCGGAGAGGCACGGTCGGTGGCGACCGTCGAGGGCCTGCGCTAG
- a CDS encoding EthD family reductase — protein MHILTVAYGHPTDPAAFDAHYEQTHRGLAAKMPGLRAFTALKCASLDGTPAPYYLMAQLTFDSEADLGAGLGSPEGQAAAADVATFADGGAAMFVQHD, from the coding sequence ATGCACATCCTCACCGTGGCCTACGGCCACCCGACCGACCCCGCCGCCTTCGACGCCCACTACGAGCAGACGCACCGCGGCCTGGCCGCGAAGATGCCCGGGCTCCGGGCGTTCACCGCGCTGAAGTGCGCCTCGCTCGACGGCACCCCAGCGCCGTACTACCTGATGGCCCAGCTCACCTTCGACTCCGAGGCCGACCTCGGTGCCGGTCTCGGATCGCCCGAGGGGCAGGCCGCCGCGGCAGACGTGGCGACCTTCGCCGACGGTGGAGCCGCGATGTTCGTCCAGCACGACTGA